A stretch of DNA from Phenylobacterium koreense:
CGTGCGCCGAACCGAAATCGATGTCGGAAACCTTCACCACGGCCGGCGCGGCGTGGGCGCCGGTGGCCAAGGCGAGGGCCGGAACGGTCGCCAGGGTCAGGGTGGCGATGCTGGCGAGGGTGGTGCTGAACTTGAACATCTGAACTCTCCCAATTCATCTGTGGCGTTGCTGGTCGCCGGTGAGCAAATTGGTAGTTCGTATTCTGCAGATAGTCTTGTTAAGTCCGAGTAATGACGTCGATTTAACGTAATTACATTGAGTTAATATTTTATCTTGGCCGCGCTTGACGGCTGTTGGTGCGCGATGATGGTCCTTCCCGTTCGCGCTTGCTCGCCCTCCATCGGAGCCCTTAGTTTGTCGGGCAGCGACGCTTTGGGAGAGGGGTCTCTGATGGCCTTCGAGTTGAACGTGAACGGCCGCATGCGCTCGGCCGATGTCGAGGGCGATACGCCCCTGCTCTGGGTGCTGCGGGACACCCTGGGGGTCCTGGGACCGAAGTACGGCTGCGGCGTCGCCCAATGCGGAGCCTGCACCGTCCACCTGGACGGCACCCCGGTCCGCTCCTGCGTGCTGCCGGTGGAAAGCGTCGGCGCGGCCAAGATCGTGACCGTCGAAGGCGTGGGCGCCAGCCCGGTCGGCAAGAAGGTCCAGGAGGCCTGGGGCGAACTCGACGTGGCCCAGTGCGGCTACTGCCAGGCCGGCCAGATCATGTCGGCCACCGCCCTGCTGGCCTCCAACCCCGCCCCCTCGGACGCCGACATCGACGACGCCATGAGCGGCAACATCTGCCGTTGCGCGACCTATCTCCGCATCCGGGCGGCGATCAAGAAGGCCTCGGGCCAGAAGGCGGAGGCGTAAGATGGCCGACGGTTCGCAAAACATCGAAGCTTCCCGCCGCCAGGTTCTGGCCGGCGCGGGCCTGGTCATTTCTTTCAGCGTCGCCGGCAAGGCCGGGGCGGCGGAGAACCTCGGCCAGGGCGCGCTCAACGCTTATGTGCAGGTCGCGCCGGACGAGACGGTGACCATCGTCGCCAAGAACCCGGAGATCGGCCAGGGCATCAAGACCATGCTGCCGATGCTGATCGCCGAGGAGCTGGACGTCGACTGGAGCCAGGTCCGAACCCGGACGGCGATGAACGACCCCGTCACTTACGGCCGGCAGTTCGCGGGCGGCAGCATGGCGACTCCCCTGCACTGGGACGAGCTGCGCCGGGTTGGGGCCGGCGCGCGCGTCATGCTGATCGCCGCCGCGGCCCAGGGCTGGGGCGTGCCGGCCACCGAATGCACGACCGCCTCGGGCGTCGTCCACCACAAGGCCTCGGGCCGCAAAGCGACCTACGGCTCCCTGGCCGCGAAGGCCGCGTCGGTTCCTGCGCCGGACCTGAAGACGGTCCGGCTGAAGGACCCCAAGGATTACAAGATCATCGGTAAGCCGATCGCCCAGGTCGACACCCAGGCTATCGTGACCGGCCAGCCGCTGTTCG
This window harbors:
- a CDS encoding (2Fe-2S)-binding protein → MAFELNVNGRMRSADVEGDTPLLWVLRDTLGVLGPKYGCGVAQCGACTVHLDGTPVRSCVLPVESVGAAKIVTVEGVGASPVGKKVQEAWGELDVAQCGYCQAGQIMSATALLASNPAPSDADIDDAMSGNICRCATYLRIRAAIKKASGQKAEA